One genomic segment of Rivularia sp. PCC 7116 includes these proteins:
- a CDS encoding S-layer family protein, with protein sequence MEDILNKCLQLGLAGIASCTNVFLITKPALAQQSNITPDNTLGAESSRLNRNVTINGINADKIDGGARRDSNLFHSFSEFNINDGQAVYFANPEGVENILTRVTGGNASNILGTLGVDGAANLFLINPNGIVFGENASLDLQGSFVGTTASGLQFGEQGNFSATNPGIPGSLTVNPSALFFNQVEASGGIINKSQAPAGINPNGDETTGLRVPDGKSFLLVGGEINFDGGRLRAYEGNIELASVTSPGSVGLDISGNTFRLNVPEDVERGDISLANESDISVLGAGGGNFTINAHNLEISDSIIFAGIAENSDNPNAQAGDVKLDATGSISLKDSAVIDNSVYSQGNAGDIFLEASNSVSLVDSIIDNNIEAGGVGNGGNININSGSLSVTDGSEIQALLRSADVENNLPGGQGNAGNININVRDAVTITGVKDGFNSDISSSVGIGAVGNAGDININTGSLSLVEGSEINAKTLGQGNAGNITVNARQNISLDGSGDVTFSDGSNGTISTRIISSVNPEAVGNSGNIQLNTGTFSATNKAFIANSIDGKGDAGNITINARDTVNLVDSIIANNIEAGRIGKGGNINITAGSLSLTDSSEIQAFLRDANVEKNLPGGQGNAGNININVRDAVTISGIKDGRASAISSFVGIGAVGNAGDININTGSLSLVEGSEINAKTLGQGNAGNITVNARQSISLDGSGDVILTDGSNGTIPARIISFVNPEAVGNAGEIQLNTGTLSVTNEAAISSSTAGKGDAGNITINAKDTVTFDTGGYASGTVATGTIGNGGDIRLTTRTLSLTNGGQLSSNVAGKGNAGNIFVEAPDSVKLDGVVSSGISGIQSSLLTGGVGKGGDIQITTGLLSVTNGSAISATTDGQGDAGNININARDKVNLDGFDSNIGLRSQVSTAGASNSVGNGGDIRITTDELLLQSGGDISSINLGNGNSGNIFLDVGDTITFDGKTTGKFTVPSSANTYVNNGNAGNIEVKTGSLFLTNGGQMNAAGFPEENSNNVANGGNIIINARDSIKFDGANSGLATILLWGRGKSGDIQITTGSLSVTNGGELSAFTNARGNAGNININARDTVTFDGGSALNIVSSNAIGDGGDIEITTSSLFLDNTGLIATGTLGKGDAGKVKVDASDSISLSNSSSIDSNVLPGGEGIGGTIDIDTQTLTLTSGSQISAAVSREFGNLPGGKGRGGEININSAESVTLSGISPTGVSSGIIALTERGASGDAGNINVTTGDFRVTDGALVTATTSNNRNAGDITINADNFAAVNGGQIVNNTRSSGDAGIITLNVRDSVTLSGSDPNFSDRLAVIEEQIKSPDSTDRVSDFLLIEEGSASGLFASTSDDSTGQGGSIIIDPRLVIIEKGAKVSVGSNGTGDAGDITLEAGTLQLNNGFIAAQTASTQGGNINLQISELLLLRNESQITTTAGIAQAGGDGGNIDINSKFIVVIPEENSDITANAFEGSGGKVNITSEAIFGTESRSQPTEKSDITASSQRGISGETSINQDDTSSIQNSFTELSPNIDTNAIIANSCIARGNKRQENSFRNIGSGGLRSDRAGNIFVSKYATGKVRTVESNNPVWEKGDPIIEPSGLYRLKNGELLLSRECSK encoded by the coding sequence ATGGAAGACATTTTAAACAAGTGCTTACAGTTAGGATTAGCGGGCATTGCTAGTTGCACAAATGTATTTTTAATTACAAAACCAGCCTTAGCGCAACAAAGTAATATCACTCCCGACAATACTTTGGGTGCAGAATCTTCTCGTTTAAACCGTAATGTGACTATTAACGGAATAAATGCAGACAAAATTGATGGGGGAGCGCGAAGGGATAGTAATTTATTCCACAGTTTCAGCGAGTTTAATATTAACGATGGGCAAGCAGTTTATTTTGCTAATCCCGAAGGTGTAGAGAATATATTGACTAGAGTAACGGGTGGGAATGCGTCGAATATTTTGGGAACTTTAGGGGTTGATGGTGCTGCGAATTTATTTTTAATTAATCCTAACGGAATTGTATTTGGTGAGAATGCCAGTTTGGATTTACAAGGTTCTTTTGTGGGAACAACTGCTTCGGGGTTACAGTTTGGTGAACAAGGTAATTTTAGTGCTACGAATCCGGGAATACCTGGTTCATTAACCGTTAATCCTTCGGCTTTATTTTTCAATCAAGTAGAAGCTAGTGGGGGAATTATTAATAAATCCCAAGCACCAGCAGGAATTAATCCCAATGGTGATGAAACAACTGGATTGAGAGTACCTGACGGTAAAAGTTTTTTACTCGTAGGAGGAGAGATTAATTTTGATGGTGGTAGATTAAGAGCTTATGAAGGAAATATTGAGTTAGCTTCTGTTACATCACCGGGAAGTGTTGGATTAGATATTTCTGGTAATACTTTCCGTTTAAATGTTCCCGAAGATGTGGAAAGAGGGGATATTTCTCTAGCTAATGAATCTGATATAAGCGTTTTAGGTGCTGGTGGGGGAAATTTTACGATTAATGCTCATAATTTAGAAATTTCCGATTCAATTATATTTGCTGGAATTGCTGAAAATTCAGATAATCCTAATGCACAAGCAGGGGATGTGAAGCTTGATGCGACAGGTTCGATTTCACTTAAAGATAGTGCTGTTATTGATAACAGTGTCTATAGTCAAGGAAATGCTGGTGATATTTTCCTCGAAGCATCTAATTCTGTATCTCTTGTAGATAGTATTATTGACAACAATATAGAAGCAGGGGGAGTTGGTAACGGGGGAAATATTAACATAAATTCTGGTTCGCTCTCCGTTACAGATGGCTCGGAAATTCAAGCTTTGCTTCGTAGTGCTGATGTTGAAAATAATCTCCCCGGAGGACAAGGTAATGCAGGTAATATTAATATTAATGTCCGCGATGCAGTTACTATTACTGGAGTTAAAGATGGATTTAACAGTGATATTTCTAGCTCCGTAGGGATTGGTGCTGTAGGAAATGCTGGTGATATCAATATTAATACTGGTTCCCTTTCTCTCGTTGAAGGTTCTGAGATAAATGCTAAAACCCTTGGACAAGGAAATGCAGGTAATATAACTGTTAATGCTCGTCAAAATATTTCTTTAGACGGCTCAGGTGATGTTACTTTTAGTGATGGTAGTAACGGTACTATATCTACTCGCATCATTAGTTCCGTAAATCCGGAAGCTGTAGGTAATTCTGGTAATATTCAACTAAATACTGGGACTTTTTCAGCTACCAATAAAGCTTTTATTGCTAACAGTATTGATGGGAAAGGGGATGCAGGAAATATTACTATTAATGCTCGTGATACCGTTAACTTGGTAGATAGTATTATTGCCAACAATATAGAAGCAGGAAGAATTGGTAAAGGGGGAAATATTAACATTACTGCTGGTTCGCTTTCCCTGACTGATAGTTCCGAAATTCAAGCCTTTCTTCGTGATGCAAATGTTGAGAAAAATCTCCCTGGTGGGCAAGGTAATGCAGGTAATATTAATATTAATGTCCGCGATGCAGTTACTATTTCTGGAATCAAAGACGGAAGAGCCAGTGCAATTTCTAGCTTCGTAGGGATTGGTGCTGTAGGAAATGCTGGTGATATCAATATTAATACTGGTTCCCTTTCTCTCGTTGAAGGTTCTGAGATAAATGCTAAAACCCTTGGACAAGGAAATGCAGGTAATATAACTGTTAATGCTCGTCAAAGTATTTCTTTAGATGGTTCGGGTGATGTTATTTTGACGGATGGTAGTAACGGTACTATACCTGCTCGCATCATTAGTTTCGTAAATCCAGAAGCAGTGGGTAATGCTGGTGAGATTCAATTAAACACTGGAACTCTTTCAGTTACTAATGAAGCTGCTATTAGTAGCAGTACTGCTGGGAAAGGGGACGCAGGGAATATTACCATTAATGCGAAAGATACCGTTACCTTTGACACTGGAGGTTATGCTAGCGGCACAGTTGCTACTGGTACAATCGGTAACGGAGGAGATATCCGGTTAACAACCAGAACCCTATCTTTAACAAATGGGGGTCAATTATCTAGTAATGTTGCAGGGAAAGGAAATGCAGGTAATATCTTTGTAGAAGCCCCCGATAGCGTGAAATTAGACGGAGTAGTTAGTAGTGGAATTAGTGGTATTCAAAGCAGCTTACTAACTGGAGGTGTGGGTAAAGGGGGAGATATTCAAATTACAACGGGGTTACTTTCCGTCACCAATGGTTCAGCGATATCTGCTACCACAGATGGACAAGGTGATGCAGGTAATATTAATATCAATGCTCGCGATAAAGTTAACTTGGATGGCTTTGATAGCAATATAGGACTTCGTTCTCAAGTCTCTACCGCTGGGGCTTCTAACAGTGTTGGTAATGGTGGGGATATTCGCATTACTACAGATGAATTGCTGTTGCAAAGTGGTGGTGATATCTCAAGCATTAATTTAGGAAATGGAAATTCAGGTAATATTTTCCTTGATGTGGGCGACACTATTACTTTTGATGGTAAAACTACTGGTAAGTTTACTGTACCAAGTAGTGCCAATACCTATGTAAATAATGGCAATGCAGGAAATATTGAGGTCAAAACTGGGTCGCTATTTTTAACAAATGGTGGTCAAATGAATGCTGCAGGGTTCCCAGAAGAGAATAGTAACAACGTCGCCAATGGTGGCAATATTATAATTAATGCCCGCGATAGTATCAAGTTTGATGGTGCAAATAGTGGCTTAGCTACCATCTTACTTTGGGGTAGAGGTAAAAGTGGAGATATCCAAATTACAACTGGGTCACTTTCTGTCACCAATGGCGGTGAATTATCTGCCTTTACAAATGCACGAGGAAATGCGGGTAATATAAATATTAATGCCCGCGATACTGTCACTTTTGATGGCGGCTCTGCCTTAAATATTGTTAGCTCAAATGCTATTGGTGATGGTGGAGATATCGAAATTACAACAAGTTCACTATTCTTAGATAACACTGGACTTATTGCTACTGGAACTTTAGGTAAGGGCGATGCAGGTAAGGTTAAAGTAGATGCAAGTGATTCTATTTCCTTATCTAACTCTAGCAGTATTGATAGCAATGTGCTTCCAGGAGGAGAAGGAATAGGTGGTACCATTGATATTGATACCCAAACCTTAACTTTAACAAGTGGTTCTCAAATTAGTGCTGCTGTATCTCGGGAATTTGGCAATCTTCCTGGTGGTAAAGGAAGGGGAGGAGAGATTAATATCAATTCTGCCGAATCTGTTACTCTTTCAGGTATTAGTCCTACAGGTGTTTCTAGTGGCATAATAGCTTTAACAGAAAGAGGTGCTTCTGGTGATGCTGGCAACATCAACGTCACCACAGGAGACTTTCGCGTTACAGATGGTGCCCTTGTAACAGCAACAACTTCTAACAATCGTAATGCTGGAGATATCACCATTAACGCCGATAACTTTGCAGCAGTCAATGGTGGACAAATTGTTAATAATACCCGCAGTAGTGGTGACGCTGGTATTATCACCCTCAATGTTAGAGATAGCGTTACCTTGTCTGGAAGCGATCCCAACTTTAGCGATCGACTAGCAGTAATTGAAGAACAAATAAAATCTCCTGATTCAACCGATAGAGTTAGCGATTTTCTGCTGATTGAAGAAGGTTCAGCCAGTGGCTTATTTGCCAGTACATCTGATGATTCTACAGGTCAAGGTGGTAGTATAATTATCGATCCGCGATTGGTAATTATCGAAAAAGGTGCAAAGGTATCGGTTGGTAGTAATGGAACTGGAGATGCAGGAGATATTACTTTAGAAGCAGGAACTCTTCAATTAAATAATGGTTTTATTGCCGCTCAAACAGCCAGCACTCAAGGTGGTAACATCAACTTACAAATAAGTGAATTACTATTACTCCGCAACGAAAGCCAAATCACCACAACCGCAGGAATTGCTCAAGCTGGTGGAGATGGAGGGAATATCGATATCAATTCTAAATTTATCGTTGTTATTCCCGAAGAAAACAGCGATATTACTGCCAACGCTTTTGAAGGAAGTGGTGGAAAAGTTAATATTACTTCTGAAGCTATTTTCGGTACTGAATCGCGTTCACAACCAACAGAAAAAAGCGATATTACCGCAAGTTCCCAAAGAGGAATTTCGGGTGAAACAAGTATTAATCAAGATGACACCAGTTCAATTCAAAACAGTTTCACCGAACTATCCCCAAACATCGACACCAACGCAATAATTGCTAACAGTTGCATCGCAAGAGGTAACAAGCGACAAGAAAATTCTTTTCGCAATATAGGCTCTGGAGGTTTACGAAGCGATCGCGCTGGGAATATTTTTGTTTCTAAATATGCAACTGGTAAAGTTAGAACTGTTGAAAGTAACAACCCAGTTTGGGAAAAAGGCGATCCAATTATTGAACCGAGCGGTTTGTATCGTTTGAAGAATGGGGAGTTGTTATTGAGTCGGGAATGTTCTAAATAG
- a CDS encoding filamentous hemagglutinin N-terminal domain-containing protein, translating to MIRKSYLNKCLQLGLAGIASCTNVFLITKPALAQQSNITPDNTLGAESSRLNRNVTINGINADRIDGGARRDINLFHSFSEFNINDGQAVYFANPDGVENILTRVTGGNASNILGTLGVDGAANLFLINPNGIVFGENASLDLQGSFVGTTASGLQFGEQGNFSATNPELPGNLTINPSALFFNQVQASGGIINKSQASAGINPNGNKTTGLRVPDGKSLLLVGGNINFDGGRLRAYEGNIELASVTSPGSVGLDISGNTFRLNVPEDVERGDISLANESDISVLGAGGGNFTINARNLEISDSIIFAGIAENSDNPNAQAGDVKLDATGSILLKDSAVIDNSVYSQGNAGDIFLQASNSVSLVDSAIANDIEAGAVGNGGNINITAGSLSLTDGSEIQALLRGADVENNLPGGQGNAGNIFLEASNSISLVDRSLIVNNIEAGGVGKGGNINIKAASLSVTDGSSIQAILGNADVENNLPGGQGNLGNIDINVRDAVTIAGIKDGFNSEIFNFVGIGAIGNAGDININTDSLSLANGSEINAKTSGQGNAGNININARQNISLDGSGDVILSDGSNGTLFTRIINSVDTGAVGNAGNIQLNTGNLSVTNGAFISSSTNGKGDSGNITINASDTISFDTNSSVDTRIFTGGIGKGGDIRVKTGTITLTNGSQLGTTVTGEGNAGNIFVEARDGVKLDGFFSSQFNGEPFDKISGIESNLVTGGVGKGGDIQIVTKSLSVSDRASISATSGGQGDAGNININVTDTATFDNLGNASSVFASDGVGNGGTIRITAGELLLTSGGNISTNNNGQGNAGDVFLDVRDTISFDGVANNGLPSGVKTFASNGDSGDVDVKTSSLLLTNTAQISTIGAGQENSNNIANGGDIKIDARDTIKLDGVNTALISSLLRGIGKGGDIQIATGSLSVTDGAQISAYTSGRGDAGNININARDTVTFDGIGSNNFFSSANSAVLSNAVGNGSNITINTKKLFVTNGALLNTFSFGQGNAGNIFINAIDSIILDGVGNNNIPGGIQTFTFNNGDAGEIQLTTGLLSVTNGAQIITSTNGEGDAGKIKINARDRIIFDGVGNSGPSGAFSTVESNGVGNAGDIELTTGTLSISNDAIVSVASLGKEDAGDITLQAGTLQLNNGFITAQTASTKGGNIDLQISELLLLRNGSRITTTAGNQQFGGDGGNIDINSKFIVSIPSENSDITANAYLGNGGRVNINSNGIFGIETQPSLTNKSDITASSEEAIAGETNINTDDTSSIQNSFTELSPNIDTDAIIANSCISRGNKRQENSFRNIGSGGLRSDRAGNIFVSKYATGEVRTVESNNPAWKKGDAIVEPQGLYRLKNGELLLSRECSD from the coding sequence ATGATTAGAAAAAGTTATTTAAACAAGTGCTTACAGTTAGGATTAGCGGGCATTGCTAGTTGCACAAATGTATTTTTAATTACAAAACCAGCCTTAGCGCAACAAAGTAATATCACTCCCGATAACACTTTGGGTGCAGAATCTTCTCGTTTAAACCGTAATGTGACTATTAACGGAATAAATGCAGACAGAATTGATGGGGGAGCAAGACGGGATATTAATTTATTTCACAGCTTCAGCGAGTTTAATATTAACGATGGGCAAGCGGTTTATTTTGCTAATCCCGATGGGGTAGAGAATATATTGACTAGAGTAACGGGTGGGAATGCGTCGAATATTTTGGGAACTTTAGGGGTTGATGGTGCTGCGAATTTATTTTTAATTAATCCTAACGGAATTGTATTTGGTGAGAATGCCAGTTTGGATTTACAAGGTTCTTTTGTGGGAACAACTGCTTCGGGGTTACAGTTTGGTGAACAAGGTAATTTTAGTGCTACGAATCCGGAATTACCAGGTAATTTAACTATCAATCCTTCAGCTTTATTTTTCAATCAAGTACAAGCTAGTGGGGGAATTATTAATAAGTCTCAAGCAAGTGCAGGAATTAATCCCAATGGAAATAAAACCACTGGATTGAGAGTTCCTGATGGTAAAAGTTTATTGCTTGTGGGTGGGAATATTAATTTTGATGGTGGTAGATTGAGGGCTTATGAAGGAAATATTGAATTAGCTTCTGTTACATCACCGGGAAGTGTTGGATTAGATATTTCTGGTAATACTTTCCGTTTAAATGTTCCCGAAGATGTGGAAAGAGGGGATATTTCTCTAGCTAATGAATCTGATATAAGCGTTTTAGGTGCTGGTGGGGGAAATTTTACGATTAATGCTCGTAATTTAGAAATTTCCGATTCAATTATATTTGCTGGAATTGCTGAAAATTCAGATAATCCTAATGCACAAGCAGGGGATGTGAAGCTTGATGCTACAGGTTCTATTTTACTTAAAGATAGTGCTGTTATTGATAATAGTGTGTACAGTCAAGGAAATGCAGGTGATATATTCCTGCAAGCATCTAATTCTGTCTCTCTTGTAGATAGTGCTATTGCCAATGATATAGAAGCAGGGGCAGTTGGTAACGGGGGAAATATTAACATCACTGCTGGTTCGCTCTCCCTTACAGATGGCTCCGAAATTCAAGCTTTGCTTCGTGGTGCTGATGTTGAAAATAATCTCCCTGGTGGACAAGGTAATGCAGGTAATATTTTCCTCGAAGCATCTAATTCTATATCTCTTGTAGACAGGAGTCTTATTGTAAACAATATAGAAGCGGGAGGAGTTGGGAAAGGCGGAAATATTAATATCAAAGCTGCTTCTCTTTCCGTTACAGATGGTTCCTCAATTCAAGCCATCCTTGGTAATGCTGATGTTGAAAATAATCTCCCTGGAGGACAAGGTAATCTAGGAAATATAGATATTAATGTCCGCGATGCAGTTACTATTGCTGGAATAAAAGATGGATTTAATAGTGAAATTTTCAACTTTGTAGGAATCGGAGCTATAGGTAATGCTGGTGATATAAATATTAATACTGATTCCCTTTCTTTGGCTAATGGTTCTGAAATAAATGCTAAAACTTCTGGACAAGGAAATGCAGGTAATATAAATATTAATGCTCGTCAAAATATCTCCTTAGATGGTTCCGGTGATGTTATTTTGAGTGATGGAAGTAACGGTACCCTATTTACTCGCATCATTAATTCAGTAGATACAGGAGCTGTAGGTAATGCTGGTAATATTCAATTAAATACTGGTAATCTCTCAGTTACTAATGGAGCTTTTATTAGTAGTAGTACTAATGGTAAAGGTGATTCAGGGAATATTACTATTAATGCCAGCGATACCATTAGCTTTGACACAAACAGTTCTGTTGATACTCGAATTTTTACTGGTGGAATTGGTAAAGGAGGAGATATTCGAGTTAAAACTGGAACTATTACCTTAACAAATGGGAGTCAATTAGGTACAACTGTTACAGGAGAAGGAAATGCCGGTAATATCTTTGTTGAAGCCCGTGATGGTGTGAAATTAGACGGTTTTTTTAGTTCGCAATTCAACGGTGAACCTTTTGATAAGATTAGTGGTATTGAAAGCAACCTAGTAACTGGAGGTGTGGGAAAAGGAGGAGATATTCAAATTGTCACAAAATCACTTTCCGTTAGCGATCGAGCCAGTATATCTGCTACCTCAGGTGGACAAGGGGATGCTGGAAATATAAACATTAATGTCACTGATACCGCTACTTTTGATAATTTAGGAAATGCTAGTAGCGTATTTGCTTCTGATGGTGTGGGGAATGGTGGTACAATCCGCATTACAGCAGGTGAATTGCTGTTAACAAGTGGTGGTAATATCTCTACTAATAATAATGGGCAGGGAAATGCGGGTGATGTTTTTCTTGATGTTCGCGATACAATCAGTTTTGATGGTGTAGCTAATAATGGTTTACCCAGCGGTGTAAAGACTTTTGCATCTAATGGTGATTCAGGTGATGTTGATGTAAAAACCAGCTCGCTACTTTTAACAAATACTGCTCAAATAAGTACGATTGGAGCTGGGCAAGAGAATAGTAATAATATTGCCAATGGTGGGGATATTAAAATTGATGCTCGCGATACTATCAAGCTTGATGGTGTAAATACTGCTTTGATAAGTAGTTTACTTAGGGGTATAGGTAAAGGTGGAGATATTCAAATCGCAACAGGTTCACTTTCTGTTACTGATGGTGCTCAAATATCTGCCTACACAAGTGGACGAGGAGATGCCGGTAATATCAATATCAATGCTAGGGATACCGTTACTTTTGATGGTATCGGAAGCAATAATTTTTTTAGTAGCGCCAATAGTGCAGTTCTTTCCAATGCTGTAGGTAACGGTAGCAATATCACAATTAATACAAAAAAACTATTTGTCACAAATGGTGCTTTACTCAATACCTTCAGTTTCGGACAAGGTAATGCTGGTAATATATTTATTAATGCGATTGATTCAATTATCCTTGATGGTGTTGGTAATAACAATATACCAGGTGGCATACAAACTTTTACATTTAACAATGGTGATGCTGGGGAGATTCAGTTAACAACTGGATTACTTTCTGTAACCAATGGTGCTCAAATTATTACTTCCACAAATGGGGAAGGTGATGCAGGTAAGATTAAAATTAATGCTCGCGATCGGATTATTTTTGACGGTGTTGGTAACAGTGGTCCAAGTGGTGCTTTTAGTACGGTAGAGTCTAATGGGGTAGGCAATGCTGGTGATATTGAACTGACAACCGGTACTTTATCTATAAGTAATGATGCAATAGTATCGGTTGCTAGCCTTGGGAAAGAAGATGCAGGAGATATTACTTTACAAGCAGGAACTCTTCAATTAAATAACGGTTTTATCACTGCTCAAACAGCAAGCACCAAAGGTGGAAATATTGATTTACAAATAAGCGAATTATTATTACTCCGGAACGGGAGCAGAATCACCACAACAGCAGGAAACCAACAATTTGGGGGAGATGGTGGAAATATTGATATTAATTCCAAATTTATCGTTTCTATTCCCTCAGAAAACAGCGACATCACCGCGAATGCTTATCTAGGTAACGGTGGAAGAGTTAATATTAATAGTAACGGTATTTTTGGAATTGAAACTCAACCAAGTTTAACTAACAAAAGCGATATTACAGCAAGTTCCGAAGAGGCTATTGCAGGTGAAACAAATATCAACACAGACGATACCAGTTCAATTCAAAACAGTTTCACCGAACTATCTCCTAATATCGACACCGATGCAATAATTGCTAACAGTTGCATTTCAAGAGGTAACAAGCGACAAGAAAACTCTTTTCGCAATATAGGCTCTGGTGGTTTACGAAGCGATCGCGCTGGGAATATTTTTGTTTCTAAATATGCAACTGGTGAAGTTAGAACTGTTGAAAGTAACAACCCAGCTTGGAAAAAAGGCGATGCGATTGTTGAGCCTCAAGGATTGTATCGCTTGAAGAATGGAGAGTTGTTATTGAGTCGGGAATGTTCCGATTAA
- the hutH gene encoding histidine ammonia-lyase: MNTVRLTKNTVSQKSFSFLNNSDASVIVGDRQLTIEEVVSVARYRARVKLTENLEKLANVQASCDFIRDAVESGEPIYGVTTGFGGMANVVISPESATLLQNNLMCYHKVGAGNKLPLADVRAAMLLRANSHVAGASGIRLELIKRMLIFLNAGVTPHVPEFGSIGASGDLTPLAYISGALIGLNSSYIVDFDGEEMDAPTALQKLGLEPLQLLPKEGLAMMNGTSVMTGIAANCVQDTRILLALSVATHALTIQGLEGTNQSFHEYIHKLKPHSGQIWAASQMLELLAGSGLIRDELDGSHDYRGKNPIQDRYSLRCLPQYMGPIVDGIEDIAKQVEIEINSVTDNPLIDVENQASYHGGNFLGQYIGVGMDRLRYHIGMLAKHLDVQIAYLVAPEFNNGLSPSLVGNQQRTVNMGLKGLQITGNSIMPLLTFYGNSIADRFPTHAEQYNQNINSQGFASANLARTSVEIFQQYIALALMFGVQSVDLRTYAIAGHYDARATLSPATQDLYMAVRNVVGRPPSKERAYIWDDNEQGLDSHISKIADDIAYGGQIVTAISEVLSALKSVNN, from the coding sequence ATGAATACAGTTCGCTTAACTAAAAACACTGTCTCGCAGAAATCATTTTCTTTTTTAAATAATTCGGATGCTTCGGTAATTGTTGGCGATCGCCAACTCACTATTGAAGAAGTGGTGAGTGTTGCGCGTTATAGGGCAAGGGTAAAGTTAACTGAAAATCTGGAAAAATTAGCTAATGTTCAAGCATCCTGCGATTTTATCCGCGATGCGGTTGAATCGGGAGAGCCAATTTACGGTGTAACAACCGGTTTTGGTGGGATGGCAAATGTGGTGATTTCTCCGGAATCTGCGACTTTGCTACAAAATAATTTGATGTGCTATCACAAGGTGGGTGCGGGAAACAAGTTACCTTTGGCTGATGTTCGGGCTGCTATGCTGTTACGTGCTAATTCCCACGTTGCTGGTGCTTCGGGTATTCGTCTGGAACTTATCAAGCGGATGCTGATATTCTTAAATGCTGGTGTTACTCCTCATGTCCCCGAATTTGGTTCAATTGGTGCTAGCGGCGATTTAACTCCTTTAGCGTATATTTCTGGGGCACTAATTGGTTTAAATTCCAGCTACATCGTAGATTTTGACGGTGAAGAAATGGATGCACCAACAGCACTGCAAAAACTGGGTTTAGAACCATTGCAATTACTTCCCAAGGAAGGATTAGCAATGATGAATGGGACTTCTGTAATGACTGGGATTGCGGCTAATTGCGTCCAAGATACGAGAATTTTATTAGCTTTGAGCGTAGCAACCCATGCTTTAACAATCCAAGGTTTAGAAGGTACGAATCAATCTTTTCACGAATATATTCATAAATTAAAACCCCATTCCGGGCAAATTTGGGCTGCTTCCCAAATGCTGGAATTGTTAGCAGGTTCTGGGTTAATTCGCGATGAGTTGGATGGTTCCCACGATTATCGAGGTAAAAATCCCATTCAGGATCGTTATTCATTACGCTGTCTGCCACAGTACATGGGGCCGATTGTAGATGGTATCGAAGACATTGCCAAACAGGTAGAGATAGAAATCAATTCTGTCACCGACAACCCATTAATTGATGTGGAAAATCAAGCTAGTTATCATGGTGGCAATTTTCTGGGACAGTACATTGGTGTGGGAATGGACAGATTGCGCTATCACATTGGCATGTTAGCCAAACATTTAGATGTACAAATCGCTTATTTAGTGGCTCCGGAGTTTAACAATGGATTATCTCCGTCCCTAGTTGGAAACCAACAGCGCACTGTGAATATGGGTTTAAAGGGATTGCAAATTACTGGTAATTCGATTATGCCTTTATTAACCTTCTATGGAAATTCTATCGCTGACAGATTTCCTACTCATGCAGAACAATACAACCAAAATATTAATAGTCAGGGGTTTGCTTCAGCTAATTTAGCGCGAACCAGTGTAGAGATTTTTCAACAATATATAGCTTTAGCTTTGATGTTTGGGGTGCAATCGGTTGATTTGCGTACCTATGCCATTGCAGGACATTATGATGCTCGTGCAACTTTATCCCCCGCTACTCAAGATTTATACATGGCAGTGCGGAACGTAGTCGGCAGACCACCAAGTAAAGAACGTGCTTATATATGGGATGACAACGAGCAAGGTTTAGATTCTCATATTAGTAAAATTGCTGATGATATTGCTTATGGCGGACAAATTGTGACTGCAATATCAGAAGTTTTATCCGCTTTGAAATCAGTTAACAATTAA